In SAR324 cluster bacterium, one DNA window encodes the following:
- the fabZ gene encoding 3-hydroxyacyl-ACP dehydratase FabZ, whose protein sequence is MMNLEEIKRILPHRFPMLLIDRVLELDPGNSCKAIKNVTANEQVFQGHFPQMAVMPGVMIVEAMAQVGGIVIHSVTPEEVVKQSLVFFAGIEKSRFRYPVVPGDQVVLTTTAKANRQSLWVLEGKAHVEGKLVAQAEIKLMLQPVFAENFTNV, encoded by the coding sequence ATGATGAATCTAGAAGAAATTAAGCGAATCCTCCCCCACCGCTTTCCGATGCTGCTTATTGACAGGGTTCTAGAGTTGGATCCAGGCAATTCCTGCAAAGCTATCAAAAACGTCACTGCCAATGAGCAGGTTTTTCAAGGGCATTTTCCACAAATGGCAGTCATGCCGGGTGTAATGATCGTGGAGGCCATGGCGCAGGTTGGAGGAATTGTCATTCACTCTGTAACCCCTGAGGAAGTTGTCAAGCAATCACTTGTTTTTTTTGCAGGGATCGAAAAATCTCGATTTCGTTATCCTGTAGTGCCTGGAGACCAAGTAGTTTTGACTACAACGGCAAAAGCAAATCGTCAAAGTCTATGGGTATTGGAGGGTAAAGCTCATGTTGAGGGAAAGTTGGTAGCGCAAGCAGAAATTAAATTAATGCTACAGCCTGTTTTTGCAGAGAATTTCACAAATGTTTAA
- a CDS encoding aspartyl/glutamyl-tRNA amidotransferase subunit C — MFKPEDVRKIAALSSLELSDEEVGKFAEQFTVILKYFEKLKEADIGELADGDDQLQVNGRDDICTDSVVSPDQFSPYLDGKFFKVPRVIEKN, encoded by the coding sequence ATGTTTAAGCCAGAAGACGTAAGGAAAATTGCTGCCCTTTCTTCGCTTGAACTTTCAGATGAAGAAGTAGGAAAGTTTGCTGAACAATTCACAGTTATTTTGAAATATTTTGAAAAACTTAAAGAGGCAGATATAGGTGAGTTAGCAGACGGTGATGATCAACTACAAGTGAATGGCCGTGATGACATCTGTACGGACTCAGTGGTCTCCCCCGATCAATTCAGTCCTTATTTGGATGGAAAGTTTTTCAAAGTACCAAGAGTGATTGAAAAAAACTAA